Genomic segment of Candidatus Jordarchaeales archaeon:
TACCCCCACACTCAGCGCACTCCTCCGATAGCCTGTGAGTAGCGAATCCTTTGACTAGCTTCCTGGACAAGCACTTATCGCAATGCACTAGGAAACCTATTTCCCGCAGCACTTTATCTGCTTCCCTCGCCCCCAGTTTACCACTAAAGTAGACTCTTACATGGTGCCCGAAGTAGTACGATATTACCGGTTGTAGCGTGTAGTCGTACTTGGCTGCCACACTCACCGCGTGCGCTATTAATATGCGGATGGCTACCTCGTGGCAATATTCTCCCTTAAATGGGATGCTGCCATAGCGCCTTAGGCAAACAGTAGGCTGTGAACCGCAAAGGGGGGGCAGATCTGTCGCTGTAACGCAGAGAATGGCACTTTTAGGTTTTAGGGCTCTCACGGCAGATTCTAGAAAGGGAGCAGGTGAGCCGAACGGGTCTAGGTCCACGAAGTCGAACCTCTCACCCCTCGACGCAAAGAATGAAAGAAGGGTGTTCGCATCTTCGCAATATACGGGTGTCTTCTCCTTAAGACCATGCAGCTCGAAGTTCCTCTCTATCAGGGAGGCAGCGGCAGGATTTAGGTCGTTAACCACTAGGCTTTCCACGCCATCCGTTTCGAGTACGAATCTCAAAGCTCTTACACCGCACCCAGCCATCGGGTCGCACACCCTCAATTTTCTTCCAGCCCTTCTGGAGTAAGCCTGAAGAACGCAAACGGCTATATCCCTGTTTAAAGCCATTTTGGGGTTGTAGAAAACCGGAGCTCTTGAGGGGATGAAACTTCCCTTTTCAGCATAGAGGCTAACGTCTGGGGCGTAAAACATGGTGGCTCCTTCTTTGTAGCAGCGTAGTGGAAAGCTTGACAAGCCATCTCACCGAAGCCCACTGTTTGCCTGCAAAGAGTTTTCTTAAGAAGCTTATTTATCTACCCGACACTCACTTCTTTCTCTAGGTGAAGGCTTTTGCTGGTTGCTGGGGTGGACGAGGCTGGAAGGGGGCCAGTAATAGGCCCCATGGTGGTGTCCGGTGTGCTCGTTGAGGAGTCGTCTATCGAGTCACTTACACGGATGGGTGTCACTGACTCTAAATGTCTCACCCCGTCTCAGAGGTCGAGGCTTTTCGGTCACATAATTGAGGTCGCTAAGAAGGTCATTTCCTTAGAAGTTCCCCCAAGCGAAATAGACGACGCGGTCTGTTCAGTGGGGCTAAACGAGCTCGAAGCTTGCAAGATGGCAGAAATAGTGAACGAGTTGCAACCCGACGTAGCCTACC
This window contains:
- a CDS encoding tRNA (guanine(10)-N(2))-dimethyltransferase, whose amino-acid sequence is MSSFPLRCYKEGATMFYAPDVSLYAEKGSFIPSRAPVFYNPKMALNRDIAVCVLQAYSRRAGRKLRVCDPMAGCGVRALRFVLETDGVESLVVNDLNPAAASLIERNFELHGLKEKTPVYCEDANTLLSFFASRGERFDFVDLDPFGSPAPFLESAVRALKPKSAILCVTATDLPPLCGSQPTVCLRRYGSIPFKGEYCHEVAIRILIAHAVSVAAKYDYTLQPVISYYFGHHVRVYFSGKLGAREADKVLREIGFLVHCDKCLSRKLVKGFATHRLSEECAECGGNVRLAGPLWCGSLQEEGFLGEVIKVAEEKKMSEALSLLEQLLSEASAPPLYYNIHNVCSAARVPCPSIGEVVEFLKKKGFSAFKTHFSPVAIKTDAPVKVLLDSLRELSASRF